The Planctomycetaceae bacterium nucleotide sequence AGCCGCCAGGGGGGCCAGGACCAGCACGACGGCCAGGCGCAGATCGCGCCGGTAGGCGCGGGTGCGGGTGGCGGGGTCGGCTGCGGCGGCGCGGGCGGCCTGGAGGGCGAACCACGGCACCAGCAGCACCAGCGGGGGAAAGATGATCCACAGCACCGAGCAAACCAGCGCCCGCCGCGCCTGCAACTCGGACAAGAGCGTCTCGGCCGAGACCTCTTGCCGGTCCTGATCCTCTTGAGCCTCCTGGCCCACAAACTCCGCGGCGGCGGCCTCGAGCTCGGCAGGGTCATATTTCTGAGCGAGGACTTCCCGCGCCGCTTCGAGGTCCTTCTCCAGCACGAGCACAGGGTAGCCCTTGGGCTTTCGCTTGATAAGCATGTGCGTCATCGTCGTGCTGGTCAACGAATCGGGCACCAGCGCGTCGATGCCGTTGCCCTCGAGCACGCTCTTGATGATGTCGGCCTGTTGGAGCGAGGCCACTCGGGCGACGATTACGGTGTTGGTTGTTGTGCGATCCTCAGCCATGCATATCACTATAGGCCACGAAGGAAGTACACGAGCAGGACGAACGGAACAAGCCCCAGCACTGAGGCCAGGATGATGTGGCGTTGGAAGCGGGAAGAGTTCTCTGCTTCCCGGCGGCTGTCGGCGATGATGGCGCGAGCGATGAACCAGGGAATCATCACGGCCAGTGGTGCAAACAGCATCCAGCAGACCGAGCAGTAAAAGGCTTTCCTGGCGTAGTCATTGGCCGCGGAGACGTCTTGATCCGTATCGGCGGGTGAGACCTCATCGGCGTCAATCGCCTGAGGGTGATTGAGAATCTCCAGGGCGTCGTTCAGATCCTTCTTGCGCACGAGAAGGCGGACGCCTTTGGGATTAAGGCCGATCTCCATGTGCGGCATGCAATTGCTGGCCAGCGCGCCGGGAATAAACGTAGGAATACCGTTGGCCTCAAGAACGGCCTTGAGAACATCCGCCTGCCGCAGCGTTGCAGCGCTGGCGGCAACGACAAGATTCTGATCCATTTCGTCAGGCATTGAATGGTCATCCCATGCAGCAAGTCCGTCCGCAAAACGCGCGGAGCAAGCTCCGCCGCTAACTTTCCAATTCTAAACGCCGTACTGCTCGATCACCTCGCGGGCGATCTGGCTCCAGCGGTCGAAGCGCTCGGGGTGGTTGTCGCAGGTGTGCGTGTCTTTGAGGATCATCTCGACGCAGCAGTCTTTCGTCGCCTCGACCGTGTGGGCGATGTACTTGCGGATCGCCTGCTCGTCGAAGTGCCCGCACAGGTGCGCCGGGTGCGGCTTCCAGGAGAAGATGGCCTTGCGGCCGATCTTCTGGGCGCAGACGTCCACATCCGCCCACGGCGAAATGCTGATGCGGCGGATGTTCGGGATCGTCAGCACATCGTCCATCTTGCGCGTCAGGTCCTCGCAGCAACCGTAGCCGTTGAGCCCGAACGGCGCCAGCAGGCGCTTCTCGTATTGCAGCGAGAACTCGGTGTGCATCTCCGGAGAAACCTGGGCCAGTTCCTGAGCTTCGGCCGAGGCCCAGACGTCGATGGGGCGCACGCGACCGGACGTGAAGCCCTTGGCGGGCAGTTCGTCCGTCCAGCCGTTGCCGCCGCTGGAGTGGTAGGAGTTATCGTTGTTGAGGTCCAACAGGTTCTGCTCGACCATCTGCCGTACGACGCCGTGATGGGCCTGCTCGAGAATGCTCATGGCCTCGTGCAGCATTCCGGGGTTGAGCACCATGTCCATCATCACTTCTTCCAGCCCGCGAAGGGAGGTGTACTGGCTCATCAGGTGGAAGCTGAAGTGTTTGGACCCGCAGAGACGCACGTTGAGGATGTCGCCGAAAAGGTCCTGGTGGAACGCCAGCGAGTCCAGGGTGGCCTTTTCGTCGTAGCTGAGCACCGGGGCGGTGATCTTCTTGAGGTCCGCGCTCTCGTGGATCACCGGCTTGAACGTGCGGGCGCCGCGGGGGTCCTTGCTGAAGGTCCATTCGGGCTTGATCCCCCAGCCGGTGGAGTTGACGGCCTTGCCGACGCCGAAGTCCGCCGTCACCACGTTGTCGACGTCGAAGTGCTCGTGCTGGTAGATCGTCATGCGCAAGGTGTACTCGATGCCCTTGAGGCGATCGTCGGTGACCTTGATGTTGCTCCAGGGCATCAGTTCGCCCCACGAGCCCTCGGGGAAGAACAGGATCATCGGCCGCGGGCGGTCGAGGCTGTTGTGCCGCTTCCACTCCTTGATGCGCTGGGCCTGGATGGGCATCGCGGCGATCTCGGCGACTCGCTTGGCCAGATCGCGAACGAGCGCGCGGTCGGCGGACGGAACGGGTTGGGTCAATATGTCGGCCATGAGTTCTCCTGCAGGTGGCACAGGCTTTCCAGCCTGTGTCCATCACAGCCTGGAAAGGCTGTGCCACCAATTTCGACGTATAATTTAACGGAAGCCTGGCGTAAAGGGACAAGAAATGGAACTTCCGCATGACATTCTGACCGGCCGGGTCAAGGCGGCCGCCGGCGCGGCGTGGTGGACGCTGCTGATCATGGTGATCCTGCTGACGCTGTCGTGGCTGGGGGTGCTGTTCATCACCAGCCATCGCCCGGAGTGGGCCAGCCAGCTCTGGGGCGGCGGCAAGATCGACTGGGACCAGGTACACGTGATGTACCTGTGGTTCTTCGGGGCGATGAAGATGATCCTGTGGATCGTTTTCATCCTGGCGGTCTGGCTGAGCATCTGGGGCTGCAAGCTTCGCCGCCTCGGTCGCTGAGCCTATGGATCAGGGAAAGAACCGCGCGGAGCAAGCTCCGCCGCTAACGTTTCGGGTATCCTCGGAGGATCCAGAGCGTTAGCGGCGGGGCTTGCCCCGCGCGTTTTGCCGCGGGGTCCGCCTTACGCACACGCCTGCGGGTGCAGCAGATTGTTGCCACCCATCTCTCGACGCGCTACGATACTGGCATGAAGACCATCCAATCTATCGTATGGGTTCTGGCGGCGGCGTTGGCGGGGTGCGGTCCTTCGACCGGCTACATCATCAAACCCGTGCCGCTGGATGACGAACTGGAAGAAACCACCATCGCCAGCGACGGCGTATGGGCCGGCGACAAGCTGGCGATCATCGACATCGACGGGCTGCTGCTTAACGCCCGCAGCTCGGGACTTCTGGGCACGGGCGAGAACCCCGTCTCGATGTTCGTCGAGAAGATGGACAAGGCCCAGGCCGACTCGCGGGTCAAGAGCGTTCTGCTGCGGATCAACTCCCCCGGCGGCGGCGTCACCGCCAGCGACATCATGCACCAGCGCGTCAAACGCTTCCGACAGGAGCGGCCCGACGTGGTTGTCTATGCCGTCATCGAAGACATCGGCGCCAGCGGAGCGTACTACATTGCCTGTGCGGCCGACAAGATCCTCGCCCATCCCACCAGCACCGTCGGCTCGATCGGCGTGATCGTGCAGTTGATCAGCTTCTCCGGCTCGCTGGACAAGCTCGGAATCGACGCCCACGCCATTACCTCCGGAAAGTTCAAGGACATGGCCAGTCCGCTCAAGCCCCTGAACAAGGAAGATCAGGCCGTCATCCAGAAGCTCGTCAACGACTACTACGCCCGGTTCGTCAACGTCGTCATCGCCGGCCGAAAGGGGCGCCTCACGCCCGAGCAGGTCCGGGCGCTGGCCGACGGGCGGGTGTTCTCCGCCGACGAGGCCTGCAAGAACGGGCTGGTCGATTCGCTGAACTACATGGACGACGCCATCGTTCAGGTCAAGACCGCCGCCTGCACGCCGCGCGTGAAGGTGGTGATGTATCACCGCCCCTGGGGCTACCGGCGCAACGCCTACTCTTCCCAAGCGCCCGCCGGTGGCGGCGCCGGAGCGTTGGGCCTGATGAACATCTCGCTCGAAGCCGTCGCCGATTTCGGACGGCCGCGATTCTGCTATCTCTGGACCGGCCGCCAGTAGCGCGGGGTGCCACCAGTGGCGTCGGGTGCCGCCCCTAGCCCGGATATTTCACCGCAGAGATCGCAGAGACCGCAGAGCTGTTTTGAATGAAAAGACTTACAGAACATTACGGAATTGGCCGCATGGACGGTCTGTTTTTTTGGGACTAACGCCGACCGGACGATAGATGGTCTTGTTTTGAGCCACTTGCTTCTCTGCGTACTCTGCGGTCTCTGCGGTTCATGCAGTTTTCGGGCTAGCCGTCTCCGGATGTTCCCGTTTTTCCGATCAGTCCAGTTAAAGTCGCCCCTCATATGAACCGACCTTAACAGCGGGTCGGGTATTATTACTGTCGGAACCTCCTGGTCGGAGAATGGTGGGTACAATGCTGACAGACCCGGCGCGGATTCTTATCGTGACGTCTGGAACCTTTCTGGCCCGTTTCACACCCGGGCTGATGCCCAGCCTCAGGAGCGACCTGGTGGTCACCCGCGGGCTCGAGCAGGGCCTGGCCGCCCTGGACGGCGAACCATTCGACGTGCTGGCGCTGGACCTGTCGCTGCCGGTCCGCTCGCGGATGCGCCTGATGAAACGCTGCAGCCTTCTGGCGCAGCGCCCCAAAGTGATCGTCATCGGCGGCACCGACACCGGGCAGGATCTCGCCGGCGCCTTTGCCATGGGCGCCTGCGGCTATGTGGAAGCTCCACTCAAGCTGGGCGACCTGATGGCCGCTATCGCCCGGGCCGTCGGCGTCGAGGCGGCGCCGCAATGGCCCTGCGCCACCTGCCGCCATCACGCCGACAACGACCAGCGAAAGATCTCGCTGGAAGCCATCGAGGCGCTGGTCTCTGCCGTGGAAGCCAAAGACCGCTACACGACGATGCACAGCCGCCAGGTCTCGCTGTACGCCACGGCGCTGGGCGCTGAACTCAAGCTGCCGGCCAAGATGATCGACTCGCTGGCTGTGGCGGCGTTGATTCACGACGTGGGCAAGATCGGCGTCAGCGACCGCGTGCTGACCAAGCCCGGCCCGCTCAACAGCGAAGAACTCGCCCACATCCGCCGTCATCCCGTGCTGGGCGAGACGATCGTGCGCAATCTCTCGTCGTTCCACGCCGAGGCGCGCATCCTGCGCCATCATCATGAGAACTGGGACGGCTCGGGATATCCCGACGCCCTCAAAGGGCGGCAGATCCCCCAGGCGTCGCGCATCATCCGGTTGGCCGACGCGCTGGATGCCATGCTGATGGCCCGCAGCTACCGCGCCGCCCTGCCCCTGGGCGAGATCCTCCAGGAAATCTCGCGCGGCAGCGGCAAGGCGTTCGAGCCGGATCTGGCGGCCTTGGCTGTGGCCTGGTGCATGAGGAATCGCCGCCAACTGGAGCAGAGCCAGCAGCAACTCCGTGTTACCGCGGCGGGTTGAGAGAACAGGGGACGGACCCAAAGGACTGCAAGGACCGCAGCGACGAATCGGGTTCACGTATTCCATTATCCCAATCTTCCATTATCATGGGCGGCCATGAACACTCAACCGATTCGCCTCTACGTGTCGCCCCAGGGCGACGACGCCTGGACGGGACTGCTGAGCCAACGCGATGCCGCCGGTACGGACGGTCCGCTGGCCACCCTGACGGCAGCGCGCGACGCGGTGCGCCGCCTCCGCGCCGCCGGCAAGAGCGGGCCTGTTCAGGTGCAGATCGCCCCCGGGCTCTACCCGCTCAATGAACCGCTGAACCTGGGTCCGCAAGACGGTGGGCGCGATGAAGCCTCCGCCGTCACGTATCGCGGCGCGCCGGGAGCGCGGCCGATCCTCAGCGGCGGGCGGCGAATCAGCGGGTGGAAGAAGACCCCCGCCGGCGCCTGGACCGTCGAGCTGCCCCAGGTCAAGAGCGGCGCGTGGTACTTCACGCAGCTCTTCGTCAACGGCCGCCGGGCCGACCGCACGCGCTGGCCGGCGCAGGGCCTGCTGCCGGTGGAACCCTTCAACGCCGCCGAGGCCAAGAACATCGACTGCGCAGAAAACCGCGACGCCTTCCGCTTCCGCAGCGGCGACATCCGCGGCGACTGGAAGAACCTCGCCGATGCAGAAGTCGTCGTGCTGCAGTACTGGACCGACTCGCGGCTGCACATCAAGAGCATCGACGCCAAAGAAGGCGTGGTGCGCTTCACCGGCCCGGGCTGGCGGGCACTGAACTGGACGACCGGCTTTTACGTCGAGAACGTCGCCGAGGCCCTGACGCAGAGCGGCTCGTGGTACCTCGACCGCTCCAGCGGCGTGCTGACGTATTTGCCGCTGAACGGCGAAGACCCCGCCACGGCCGAGGTCGTCGCGCCGGTAGCTGAAACGATGCTGCGCATCGAGGGCGACTGGTCCGCGGGAAACTGCGTACGGCACCTGCACTTTGAAAACCTGTCGTTCCAGCACGCCGCCTGGACCATGCCCCCGCAGGGCTTCGGCGTACCCCAGGCGGAGATCCAGGCCTCGGCGGCTGTGGTGGCCGAAGGCATCGAGCACTGCAGCTTCCGCAACTGCGAGCTGGCGCACCTGGGCGGCTGGGGCATCGAGCTGGCCGCCGGATGCAAAGACAACGCGATCGCCGGCAACTCGCTCTACGACCTGGGCAGCGGCGCCATCCGCGCGGGCAGGCCGACCAACCCCGCATCGCCGGCCGAACTCACCTGCCGCACGACCATCACCGACAACACCGTCGGCCAGGGCTCGCTGGTGTACCTGGGCGCGGCGGCGATCTGGATCGGCCACTCCAGCGAGAACCTGGTGGCCCACAACAACGTGTCGGGCGATTACCACTGGGCGGTGTCGGTGGGTTGGGCGTGGTCGTACTGGACGGAGACCGCCGCCCGCGACAATATCGTCGAGTTCAACCACTGTCACCACATCGGGAGTAAACTGCTGGGCAGCCACGCGGCAATCTACGCGCTGGGAATTCAGCCGGGCACGAGCTTCCGCAACAATCTGATCCACGACGTGGCGGGCTGGCCGGACATCCCCCACGTGCCCAACGGCTGCGCGATCATCCTGGACAACTCGTGCGCGGGCATCACCGTCGAGAACAACATCGCCTACGACTGCGACGGCGGCGGCATCTGCGTGAACTTCAACGTCTTCGGCGACATCATCCAGAACAACATCTTCGCCTTCGGCCGCCGCGGGCAGCTCAGCCGCTACGGCGACCCGACGCCGGCCGGCGAGTGGATGCCCAACCCCATCCTCTTCCGCCGCAACATCATCGTCTGGGACCAGGGCAAGCTGTTCTTCGATCCGGACTGGCCGAACTTCGGCCTGCTGTGGGACTCGAACCTCTACTGGCACGGCGGCAAGGACATCGAGTTCATGAAGTACGACCTGGCCCAGTGGCGGCAGCGCCACATGGACGGCCGCAGCATCGTGGCCGATCCCAAGTTCGCCAACGCCGCCGCGCGCGACTTCACCCTGCCCGCCGACTCGCCGGCGCTGAAGATCGGCTTCGAGCCCTTCGACCTGTCGGCGGCAGGTCCGCGGAAATAATTCACCGCAGAGGTCGCAGAGATCGCAGAGGCCTGGATATAGAAACGAAGAAATTGCGAGGACGCCCTATGGAGTGCGGCGGCAGCAGCCGCCGCTTTGGAAGTTTTTGGATGCCTGTGCGTTGCCGGTCGTGAAAAACTCTGAAAGCGGCGGCTAAGGCCGCCGCACTCCACATGCGGCCAGAGTCCCTCGTTTCTGTTTCAAGGTCTTCTCTGCGCCCTCTGCGATCTCGGCGGTGAAGCTAGAACGCCAGTTCGATCAGCGTGATTTCCGGGGGTGCCAGCAGGCGCAGGGGCGGGCCCCAGGTTCCGGCGCCGTTGTTGACGTACACTTCGCTGCCGCCGGGCAGGCTGTAGCGCCCGCTGATGTTGGGGTTGACCAGCTTGGACAGGAAATAGAAGGGGAAGATCTGCCCGCCGTGCGTGTGGCCGCTAAGCTGCAGGCGGAACTTGCCGGCCGATTCGGCCCGCACCGTTGGGCGATGTTTGAGCAGCAGCACAGGGCGCCCTTGGCCGGCGGCGAGCACTGCGGCCTCGCCGGCTTGCACGTCCGCGCCGTCGCGGGAGAAGGTCGGGTCGTCCACGCCGGCGATGTGCAGGCCGCCCGCGCGCACCCACTCTTGGCGCAGCAGCTTGAAGCCCGCGTCGCGGTGAAACTGTACCGCCTCGCGCGGACCGACGTAATATTCGTGATTGCCCATGACGGCCAGTTTGCCCAGCGGCGGATTCATCCCCGCCAGCATCGCCGAGAGGTCCGTCAACTCCGCGGCGGGAGCGTCGATCATGTCGCCGGTAGCCACGATGAGATCGGGCTTGAGGTCTTGAATGCGGCGGACCAGATCGGCGAAATGCTCGCGCCCCGTATAGCCGGTCAGGTGCAGGTCGGACATCTGCACGATGCGCACGCGGCGCGGCGGCTGTGCAGGGTCGGCCGGGTCGGTTGCAGCGACGGCTGCCCCGGCAAGAACGGGTTGGTCGGCGTTGCCTGCCACCGTTCCGGGGCGCTCATTGGCGATGGCGCCTGGGGCAAAGACCTGATGCACCAGGCGCACGTATCTGGCCTCGATGATCGCCCAGACCAGGCACACCGCCACCAGCGCCAGCACGGCGGCGGTCAGAGCCGGCGGGGCGATGACAAGCTTCCTTGCCGCGGGAAGCCAGATACCGCCGAACTTGAAAACGCCGTTCCACAAGTCGCCGATCAGACCGGCGACCAGAAACCAGAACAGCACGACCATCCAGCAGTACGCGACATTGGCCAGCGGCCCCAGCTTCGTCGACCACGGCCGCGAGCGGTAGGCGGCCTCGGTCCAGATCACCGCCAGCATCAGCAGCGCCCAGACCACCAGCGTCCAGCGCCACGCGCCCAACTGCGGAAACGCCCGCCAGACGCGCACGAGCATGTACGACTGCATTGCCAGATATACCAGCGAAAAGATGGCGAAGAATATCGAAAACATCATCGCTCCTACCATGTCCGCGAGTCAGGGACGTCGATCCAGCGGCCGTCTTCGGCGATCGAGAGCTGGCTGACCAGGCCCGGCAGCGTCAGGTCCATGCTCTCGTGCACGCCCAGCGGGTTTGGAGCCTTGCCCTGGATCGCCGCGCGGAAGTCCATGACCATGAAGTGGTCGTTGTGGAAACCGTCCGCGTCAGCGATGGACTTCTTCCAGTACTCGGGCAGGAACTCGCCCTCGATAGCGTTGTAGTCCAGCCACTGCGCGTCGGGCTTTCGGCTCTTGAGCCAGATTCGCGGGGCTCCGCAGCGCGTCTCAAAGGCCCCGTCGGTACCTTGCAGGTCGTTGTAGACGCCGATGCCGGGCCGGTTGGAAAGAAAGTCGCAGCGGATGACGATCTGCCCGCCGTCGTCGAGCTTGCCCAGCATGGTGCAGTTGTCCTCGGCTTCGTACGCCACGCCGCGCGGGTCGGCGTAGTGGTGACCCGAGCCGCTGCAGCAGACCGCCGCCACGCGCCGCCCGGGCAGCCACTGCAGCATCGGGCCCAGGTTGTGCGTGATGTACGAGATGCCGTTGATGCCCACCTGCCAGCGCCGCCGCCACGGGGTCAGCTCGGCCAGGCCCTTGCAGTCGGCCACGTACCCTCCCTCGGCGTAATAGGTCTGCCCGAACAACCCCGCCAGCGCCATCTGTCGCACCGCCGAGACGTGCTTGTGATAGTTGTAGTTCGACGCCAGCATGTACTGGGCCTTGGTGTTCTTGGCCGCGGCTACAAGCTGCTTGCACTGGTCGATGCTGACGGCGGCGGTCACCTCGCACAGGACGTGCAGGTTCTTCTTCAGAGCGGCGACGGCCTGGGGCACGTGCAGGTCCATGGGCGTGGCGATGAAGACCGCGTCGATGTCAGACTGCTCGAGCATCTGCTGGTAGTCGTAGTACAGCTCCGCGACGCCGAGCTTCTTATTAGCCTCGTCCAGGCGCGGGCGGTCGACGTCGCACAGGGCCTGCACGTGAAACGGCGGCAGGGCGTTGAAGACGCCCACCAGATGGCCGCCCCGCCCATACCCGCCGCACACGCCCACGATGCCGACGTTGATCCGGTCCAAAACGCTCATCGGGAACTCCTTTAGAAACTTACCACAGAGGCACAGAGAGAACCGAGTAAGAATGGAATATTGGAATGTCGGAATATTGGAATGCGGGAATGATGGAATGATGCGTCTTGCGTTATTCCATTCTTCCATTCTTCCATCATTCCAGTTTCTCCTACCGCGGGGCGGCTGGGGCTTCCAGGTCGCCCAAGGCGAACTGGATGCCCGCCAGGTAATGCTCGAGTATCCGCCCGTCCCAGTACAGTTCCTTGTAATGACCCAGGGCCGAGAAGAACGAGCGGCCCTTGCCGAAGTTCTGCACCCAGATCAGTCCGAAGTCGCCGTCGGTGCGCTTGATCTCGGGCTTGGTCATGTCGGTCCGGGACGTGTCGATGCTGGCCAGAACGCGCAGGCGCCGGCGCGAGTACGGCTCGGGCGCGAACTCATAGATCTCATCCACCAGGGCGATGCTGTCGCCCAGCATCGAAACCACCGGGTGAACGGGCTCCTCGATCCTGATCGTCACCGTCTCGGTCATCCACGGGTGGCTGACCGAGAACGCGCCGTTGAGCAATCCGTAGGGTTCCCAGCCGACAAACGTGTGCGCCGAGCAGTGAATGCCGACGAACCCCTTGCCGGCGGCCACGAAGTCGATCAGGTTCTGCTTGAGTTTTGCATCTTCGAACAAATGCCCGCAGGTGTTGTTGAAGCAGATGGCGTCGTACGCCGCGAGATTGTCCTTCTCGAAGGCCGAAGGCTCATTGTCGAGGGTCATCGCGTACGCCCCGGTCTGCTCGCCCAGGATCCGCAACGCCTCGGTACCCCAGGGGATCACGTCGTGGTAGTACATCGGGGCCGATGTTACCGCCAGCAGCTTTCGCGGACGCTTGGGCTTGGCCGGGGCTTGGGATGGAGCGGCGGCCAGGATCTTCTGAATGTCTTCTGCCGGAACTGCGGCGGCCTCGGGAACGCTCATGTGATTGTCCTTCCTGTTGGGCGAATGAGAATTATGCCCGTGCGGCCACGGCGACGCCAGCCCAATTGCAGCAGGGTGGATGTGTCACGGGGGTGGGATCTCGGATCTCGCGCGCAGCGGAGAGCGGGATCGGGCCCGGCGCCCGATCCCGCCGGTCCCCGCCGGTTATTCCTTGGCCTTGACGGTGATGGTCAGCGG carries:
- a CDS encoding DUF2007 domain-containing protein, with the protein product MAEDRTTTNTVIVARVASLQQADIIKSVLEGNGIDALVPDSLTSTTMTHMLIKRKPKGYPVLVLEKDLEAAREVLAQKYDPAELEAAAAEFVGQEAQEDQDRQEVSAETLLSELQARRALVCSVLWIIFPPLVLLVPWFALQAARAAAADPATRTRAYRRDLRLAVVLVLAPLAAVGLFLLAHR
- a CDS encoding DUF2007 domain-containing protein, translating into MPDEMDQNLVVAASAATLRQADVLKAVLEANGIPTFIPGALASNCMPHMEIGLNPKGVRLLVRKKDLNDALEILNHPQAIDADEVSPADTDQDVSAANDYARKAFYCSVCWMLFAPLAVMIPWFIARAIIADSRREAENSSRFQRHIILASVLGLVPFVLLVYFLRGL
- the sppA gene encoding signal peptide peptidase SppA, which translates into the protein MKTIQSIVWVLAAALAGCGPSTGYIIKPVPLDDELEETTIASDGVWAGDKLAIIDIDGLLLNARSSGLLGTGENPVSMFVEKMDKAQADSRVKSVLLRINSPGGGVTASDIMHQRVKRFRQERPDVVVYAVIEDIGASGAYYIACAADKILAHPTSTVGSIGVIVQLISFSGSLDKLGIDAHAITSGKFKDMASPLKPLNKEDQAVIQKLVNDYYARFVNVVIAGRKGRLTPEQVRALADGRVFSADEACKNGLVDSLNYMDDAIVQVKTAACTPRVKVVMYHRPWGYRRNAYSSQAPAGGGAGALGLMNISLEAVADFGRPRFCYLWTGRQ
- a CDS encoding HD domain-containing phosphohydrolase — its product is MTSGTFLARFTPGLMPSLRSDLVVTRGLEQGLAALDGEPFDVLALDLSLPVRSRMRLMKRCSLLAQRPKVIVIGGTDTGQDLAGAFAMGACGYVEAPLKLGDLMAAIARAVGVEAAPQWPCATCRHHADNDQRKISLEAIEALVSAVEAKDRYTTMHSRQVSLYATALGAELKLPAKMIDSLAVAALIHDVGKIGVSDRVLTKPGPLNSEELAHIRRHPVLGETIVRNLSSFHAEARILRHHHENWDGSGYPDALKGRQIPQASRIIRLADALDAMLMARSYRAALPLGEILQEISRGSGKAFEPDLAALAVAWCMRNRRQLEQSQQQLRVTAAG
- a CDS encoding right-handed parallel beta-helix repeat-containing protein; the encoded protein is MNTQPIRLYVSPQGDDAWTGLLSQRDAAGTDGPLATLTAARDAVRRLRAAGKSGPVQVQIAPGLYPLNEPLNLGPQDGGRDEASAVTYRGAPGARPILSGGRRISGWKKTPAGAWTVELPQVKSGAWYFTQLFVNGRRADRTRWPAQGLLPVEPFNAAEAKNIDCAENRDAFRFRSGDIRGDWKNLADAEVVVLQYWTDSRLHIKSIDAKEGVVRFTGPGWRALNWTTGFYVENVAEALTQSGSWYLDRSSGVLTYLPLNGEDPATAEVVAPVAETMLRIEGDWSAGNCVRHLHFENLSFQHAAWTMPPQGFGVPQAEIQASAAVVAEGIEHCSFRNCELAHLGGWGIELAAGCKDNAIAGNSLYDLGSGAIRAGRPTNPASPAELTCRTTITDNTVGQGSLVYLGAAAIWIGHSSENLVAHNNVSGDYHWAVSVGWAWSYWTETAARDNIVEFNHCHHIGSKLLGSHAAIYALGIQPGTSFRNNLIHDVAGWPDIPHVPNGCAIILDNSCAGITVENNIAYDCDGGGICVNFNVFGDIIQNNIFAFGRRGQLSRYGDPTPAGEWMPNPILFRRNIIVWDQGKLFFDPDWPNFGLLWDSNLYWHGGKDIEFMKYDLAQWRQRHMDGRSIVADPKFANAAARDFTLPADSPALKIGFEPFDLSAAGPRK
- a CDS encoding metallophosphoesterase, which codes for MMFSIFFAIFSLVYLAMQSYMLVRVWRAFPQLGAWRWTLVVWALLMLAVIWTEAAYRSRPWSTKLGPLANVAYCWMVVLFWFLVAGLIGDLWNGVFKFGGIWLPAARKLVIAPPALTAAVLALVAVCLVWAIIEARYVRLVHQVFAPGAIANERPGTVAGNADQPVLAGAAVAATDPADPAQPPRRVRIVQMSDLHLTGYTGREHFADLVRRIQDLKPDLIVATGDMIDAPAAELTDLSAMLAGMNPPLGKLAVMGNHEYYVGPREAVQFHRDAGFKLLRQEWVRAGGLHIAGVDDPTFSRDGADVQAGEAAVLAAGQGRPVLLLKHRPTVRAESAGKFRLQLSGHTHGGQIFPFYFLSKLVNPNISGRYSLPGGSEVYVNNGAGTWGPPLRLLAPPEITLIELAF
- a CDS encoding Gfo/Idh/MocA family oxidoreductase; its protein translation is MSVLDRINVGIVGVCGGYGRGGHLVGVFNALPPFHVQALCDVDRPRLDEANKKLGVAELYYDYQQMLEQSDIDAVFIATPMDLHVPQAVAALKKNLHVLCEVTAAVSIDQCKQLVAAAKNTKAQYMLASNYNYHKHVSAVRQMALAGLFGQTYYAEGGYVADCKGLAELTPWRRRWQVGINGISYITHNLGPMLQWLPGRRVAAVCCSGSGHHYADPRGVAYEAEDNCTMLGKLDDGGQIVIRCDFLSNRPGIGVYNDLQGTDGAFETRCGAPRIWLKSRKPDAQWLDYNAIEGEFLPEYWKKSIADADGFHNDHFMVMDFRAAIQGKAPNPLGVHESMDLTLPGLVSQLSIAEDGRWIDVPDSRTW
- a CDS encoding ThuA domain-containing protein, which produces MSVPEAAAVPAEDIQKILAAAPSQAPAKPKRPRKLLAVTSAPMYYHDVIPWGTEALRILGEQTGAYAMTLDNEPSAFEKDNLAAYDAICFNNTCGHLFEDAKLKQNLIDFVAAGKGFVGIHCSAHTFVGWEPYGLLNGAFSVSHPWMTETVTIRIEEPVHPVVSMLGDSIALVDEIYEFAPEPYSRRRLRVLASIDTSRTDMTKPEIKRTDGDFGLIWVQNFGKGRSFFSALGHYKELYWDGRILEHYLAGIQFALGDLEAPAAPR